The nucleotide window tgaaaactcAATTCATTGTCCATTGAGTCCaattgccaattttttttacatttttgtactcagaaaaatcgaaaatattctaCTCACCCTTTGTTATCATTTCCAAGCGATTTCTCGGTGTTTGGAGTCATATAACGACGATAATTGTCCATGATTACGTGCAAATACCACACTGATAGTGAGATCCATTTACTGGCTCCGACGAAAAATGATCACTTTCAATTTAGAGGATTTTTCTCGActgaattttcacaattttttagaaaatgttggaaaattgGGATTATTATTCTCCCAACGACCTCACCGGCAGCTCGCCGAGGCGTTAGTTAGTGGGAGGGGGTCTACGCATGCGTGCAGGGATCGCGGAATCTATATTACCGACGAGCTTCGATGGACGAACAACGGTAGATGGCAGCACGCCCCCAGGAATCTGAGATGTCGCGAAATTTACTGTTGTTTACAATTTTAGTCGGCTTTGGGAGTATGAAGTTGTCGGAATTGAATGTTTCTTGATGTTGGGAGTCTTTTGAGTCCATTGTTATGATTTTGTCTTTGTGATTGACGGTTTGAAttggtaaaaataaaagagacaGGTTTTTGGTGATTTTCTTGTGGAAAAAGATTTATTGTTAAGAGAAAGAAATCTATCAGGCTGGTTGACATCTGATTTTGAGGTTAAAATTCGGTGATGGTAGAGTCATGAGTGAAAAGGATGAGTTTGACTTCGAGTTTGATGAGGTAAtgcgtttattattatttggctATTTATCAGAGTATTTCGAGTATTATTAGTTCGTggtcataaattaatttggagGTTAGGTATGACGAGAAATGCTTCATTCATTCTTGTTAACCACTTCAGGAATTCCTGAAAGAAGTTGATGCCAGCGAGGATCTCTATTACACTCAAAAACCCCACGATGACGTTCCCTCGAAACGCCGTCGCTTGGAGGCTCCCACCGAACCTCGTCAATCCAACCAGCCTTTATCCACCCGGAAACATAATCTCATCAACATATTCTCGGACAAAAGCCCTCCCCGAAGCCCCAAGACCATCCCAAAACCTTCTCCCAAACCCCCACCATTTTTTGCACTTCCCCGAACCCCGAGAAGTCCTCGGAAGTTCTCCATCGACTCGCCGAACCGTAAAATCCTTCAAGAAAATCCGAATCCCCCAAGAAATCGTTCACCCTCAGTCGATATCCTGAAGAAAACACTCGTCAGAAAGTTTCCAGGGCCAGCAGGACTGCTCCCAGACAATATCGACCCTTCGGCCCCCCCAGAGTCCCTGAAAACCTACCTTTGTCTTGATGAGAACGACACCAACGTTACCAATACCTCCCCAGAGAAGATGAACGAATTCTGCACtcaagaaacgaaaaaaatcttccTTGAGGGCGCCTGGATGCGAATGATGGACAGTCTTCCGGGGAACTTCCTCGATGGCTACGATATCGCGTCGATCAAGGACTCGGACGCTGAGAGAGTACCCCGACTGGCAGTCTTGATCCAGAAGATTGATCAGAGCAGTGGAAATCCCAGGGTAACGCTCAAGGATATTTCAGGCACGATGGAGGGGATGATGCACCGAGACCTCGCCATTAATTACCCGAATATTCTCCACTCTGGCGTTGTTCTCCTCCTTCAGGATGTGGGTATTTTATCCACGAAAAAGACTTTCGTGAAGAGCAGAACCATTATCTTCTCCACGGACAACCTCATCGCTGCATTCTCCGAGAAAGACGTCGTTGTGAGGACTCCTTTCCTGGACGCCATCACCAGGGGAAACTACGACCAGGTGAAGAGGCAAAGAGCTGCTGCGAGAGATGTGAGGGGGACcagaagcaaaaaaaagtggggaGAGCGATTAGATGATAAAGTTGATTCGTCACAAGAGAAAATGGAATTATCTCAAGGACTGCGTGACGAGAAATCAATCGATAAATTAAATACTCAGGAGCCAAAGGCATTGATCAGTGAAAGGATAGCGTCGAATGACGCGTCAGCGAAGGTGTCGAATGTTAATGAGGATCGGAGAGAGCCCAGCAAATTGCAGAGTTGCGATGATTTCTGCGATGAGGACTTCAACTTTGAGGATGATTTGTTCAACCAGATTGACACCAGTCAGTTTGATGATACTGGGGGTCATCGAGACGAGGGGCGAGGAGCAGTTATTGAAACTGTAGCGGTGATTGAGAACAGAGAGGAGGATTCGAGAGAAGGGAAGAAGGAAACCGGGGGGTTGGAGGGATTTAGGGATATGTCTTCGGGTTTTGGTGATGATTTGTTGAACGACACCGATTCGGACGATGAGTACCTGTCGCAGATCGATCTCGACGCCATTACCAAGAACGCGAGCTTAAATAATTGATCATGAGTGAGCTGTAAATATTACTATTTTAATATTGTTGTTAGTGCCTTAAggtaattcataaatttttgaagataatttCACAATGTCGTGGTGatgatttttgtttcattgtGAATTCTCTTTCCCAAATCCTGTAGCTGTCCGTCAGGTAATTATctgatttatcaattaaattaattcataatgAGGCTCCGCACTACTTTATCGATTGTAACAATTCGTTTTACGAGAACAACGATTTGTCTCTCCTAAATAAATGACCTTTGGCATTGAATTTCCACGGCTTAATGACGTGTTAACATTCTTGACTGGATGCGCGTCTGATTGAGTTGATGACAATTTTCTCATTGTCTCTGATTTACTCGCTGTCACTATGTTATATGATACGTACTTTATACATTGTTCTCTGTTCTGACatcagaaataaattgaaaaaatcattagttGGACGATCGATCGTTGAGCTGCGCACGTTGGAACTGTAATCTCAATTAGAGGATGTTGCCGATCTCGACACAATTACGATATTTTACGAGACGAAAAACCTGTTGTTAAATAAGCCTGGGATACTCTGATTTGTTTCTATTAGTTGGATGACAATTCGCAGGAGTTCACCGGCGCAAATTACAGTGCAAGACGAATTGTAATCattgttgaaattttcattaataaattgatgagATTCAGGATTTTCCGGGGGGATATCCACC belongs to Diachasmimorpha longicaudata isolate KC_UGA_2023 chromosome 10, iyDiaLong2, whole genome shotgun sequence and includes:
- the LOC135166417 gene encoding uncharacterized protein LOC135166417, with product MSEKDEFDFEFDEEFLKEVDASEDLYYTQKPHDDVPSKRRRLEAPTEPRQSNQPLSTRKHNLINIFSDKSPPRSPKTIPKPSPKPPPFFALPRTPRSPRKFSIDSPNRKILQENPNPPRNRSPSVDILKKTLVRKFPGPAGLLPDNIDPSAPPESLKTYLCLDENDTNVTNTSPEKMNEFCTQETKKIFLEGAWMRMMDSLPGNFLDGYDIASIKDSDAERVPRLAVLIQKIDQSSGNPRVTLKDISGTMEGMMHRDLAINYPNILHSGVVLLLQDVGILSTKKTFVKSRTIIFSTDNLIAAFSEKDVVVRTPFLDAITRGNYDQVKRQRAAARDVRGTRSKKKWGERLDDKVDSSQEKMELSQGLRDEKSIDKLNTQEPKALISERIASNDASAKVSNVNEDRREPSKLQSCDDFCDEDFNFEDDLFNQIDTSQFDDTGGHRDEGRGAVIETVAVIENREEDSREGKKETGGLEGFRDMSSGFGDDLLNDTDSDDEYLSQIDLDAITKNASLNN